In Streptomyces puniciscabiei, a single genomic region encodes these proteins:
- a CDS encoding ferritin-like domain-containing protein, which translates to MSDGTKQAELTALQAALAAEHAAVYGYGVVGGRIGAARRTEARAAYDAHRARRDALIREIRDLGGQPVAANAAYALPFPVHDPATAVRLAARLEERVAGVYADLVRAAAGARRGAAAAALREAAVRAVRWSGESVAFPGLAERSSDDGTGAAGTAPSATAPVSP; encoded by the coding sequence GTGAGCGACGGGACGAAGCAGGCCGAGCTGACCGCACTGCAGGCGGCGCTGGCGGCGGAGCACGCGGCGGTGTACGGCTACGGTGTCGTCGGCGGCCGGATCGGCGCGGCGCGCCGGACCGAGGCGCGGGCGGCGTACGACGCCCACCGGGCGCGCCGGGACGCGCTGATCCGCGAGATCCGCGACCTGGGGGGGCAGCCGGTCGCGGCGAACGCGGCGTACGCGCTGCCGTTCCCGGTGCACGACCCGGCCACCGCCGTGCGGCTCGCCGCCCGGCTGGAGGAGCGGGTGGCGGGTGTCTACGCGGACCTGGTGCGGGCCGCGGCGGGCGCGCGGCGCGGGGCGGCCGCCGCCGCGCTGCGGGAGGCCGCGGTGCGCGCGGTGCGCTGGAGCGGGGAGAGCGTAGCCTTCCCTGGGCTCGCCGAGCGGTCCTCCGATGACGGAACCGGTGCGGCCGGAACGGCGCCGTCGGCCACTGCCCCGGTGTCCCCGTGA
- a CDS encoding aminoglycoside phosphotransferase family protein, producing MAFEPPPRLVRALGETAPAGDDWLAQLPAAAERAVVRRELTVERVQVPGGRSSLVVLVRRADGTPAVLKLAPPRARPESERAALAHWGGLGAVQLLEADAEDGVLLLERLHPDVSVRSLPEAKALLEAAGTLRRLWVEPPAGHVFETVAERTGRQAAAMRAGAEAEPEVAPLVDAALAVRERLLAAPPEHRLLHGTFRQSKVLAGERMPWLAVGPDPVVGECAFDLARLVRDRVEDLIAAPSGPATTRRRIKRLAESLEVDQERLRGWTLFRAVESGVRARRVGREKDAELLLEFASWL from the coding sequence ATGGCTTTCGAACCGCCGCCGCGCCTGGTTCGGGCGCTCGGTGAGACGGCACCGGCCGGGGACGACTGGCTCGCTCAGCTGCCCGCGGCCGCCGAACGGGCCGTTGTCAGGCGCGAGTTGACCGTGGAGCGGGTTCAGGTGCCGGGCGGGCGCAGCAGCCTGGTGGTGCTGGTGCGGCGGGCCGACGGCACCCCGGCCGTACTGAAGCTGGCCCCGCCCCGGGCCCGTCCGGAGAGCGAGCGGGCGGCGCTGGCGCACTGGGGCGGGCTGGGCGCCGTACAGCTGCTGGAAGCCGACGCGGAGGACGGTGTGCTGCTGCTGGAGCGGCTGCACCCGGATGTGTCGGTGCGGTCGCTGCCGGAGGCGAAGGCGCTGCTGGAGGCGGCGGGCACGCTGCGGCGGCTGTGGGTCGAGCCGCCGGCCGGCCATGTCTTCGAGACCGTCGCCGAGCGCACGGGGCGCCAGGCGGCGGCGATGCGGGCGGGCGCGGAGGCCGAGCCCGAGGTGGCGCCGCTGGTCGACGCGGCACTCGCGGTCCGCGAGCGACTGCTGGCGGCCCCGCCCGAACACCGGTTGCTGCACGGTACGTTCCGGCAGAGCAAGGTGCTGGCCGGTGAGCGCATGCCGTGGCTCGCGGTGGGCCCCGACCCGGTGGTAGGTGAGTGCGCGTTCGATCTGGCGCGGTTGGTGCGGGACCGGGTGGAGGACCTGATCGCCGCTCCGTCCGGCCCGGCGACGACCCGCCGCCGGATCAAACGGCTCGCGGAGTCGCTGGAAGTGGACCAGGAGCGGCTGCGGGGCTGGACGCTGTTCCGGGCGGTGGAGTCGGGGGTGCGGGCACGGCGCGTCGGCCGTGAGAAGGACGCGGAACTGCTGCTGGAGTTCGCGAGCTGGCTGTAG
- a CDS encoding proline--tRNA ligase: MANAPVQRMSQLMAKTLRDDPADAEVLSHKLLVRAGYVRRTAAGIWSWLPLGKKVLSNVERIVREEMDAIGAQEVLLPALLPREPYEATGRWDEYGQELFRLKDRKGGDYLLGPTHEEIFTLLVKDQCTSYKDLPVILYQIQTKFRDEARPRAGILRGREFQMKDSYSFDLADDGLAQSYALHREAYQRIFERLGLDYRICAATAGAMGGSKSEEFLAPAEAGEDTFADCPNCDFAANTEAITYALQPVDGSALPALEEIPTPDTPTIETLAASLGVPASATLKNLLVKVDGEIVAVGVPGDREVDLGKVEAHFAPAVVEMVTEADFAGRPDLVRGYVGPQGLGEKVKYIADPRVAPGTSWITGANKEHTHARNVVAGRDFEVDEYVDVVVVQEGDPCPKCGTGLKLDRAIEIGHIFQLGRKYTDALKLDVLGQNGKPVRVTMGSYGIGVSRAVAAIAEQSADDKGLVWPKEIAPADVHVVAAGKALQTELALEVSEKLRAAGLRVLVDDRAGVSPGVKFTDAELIGVPQILVAGRRSGEGVLELKDRKTGEREELTVEEAIARLTA; the protein is encoded by the coding sequence ATGGCGAACGCACCGGTCCAGCGCATGTCCCAGTTGATGGCGAAGACGCTGCGCGACGACCCGGCGGATGCCGAGGTCCTCAGCCACAAGCTCCTCGTCCGCGCCGGCTACGTCCGCCGCACCGCCGCCGGCATCTGGAGCTGGCTGCCCCTCGGCAAGAAGGTCCTCTCCAACGTGGAGCGGATCGTGCGCGAGGAGATGGACGCCATCGGCGCCCAGGAGGTGCTGCTCCCCGCCCTCCTGCCCCGGGAGCCGTACGAGGCGACCGGCCGCTGGGACGAGTACGGCCAGGAGCTGTTCCGGCTCAAGGACCGCAAGGGCGGCGACTACCTCCTCGGCCCCACCCACGAGGAGATCTTCACCCTCCTGGTCAAGGACCAGTGCACGTCCTACAAGGACCTGCCGGTGATCCTCTACCAGATCCAGACCAAGTTCCGTGACGAGGCCCGGCCCCGGGCCGGCATCCTGCGCGGCCGTGAGTTCCAGATGAAGGACTCCTACTCCTTCGATCTGGCGGACGACGGCCTCGCCCAGTCCTACGCCCTGCACCGCGAGGCCTACCAGCGCATCTTCGAGCGCCTCGGCCTCGACTACCGCATCTGCGCGGCCACCGCCGGCGCGATGGGCGGCTCGAAGTCGGAGGAGTTCCTGGCCCCGGCCGAGGCCGGCGAGGACACCTTCGCGGACTGCCCGAACTGCGACTTCGCCGCCAACACCGAGGCGATCACGTACGCGCTCCAGCCGGTGGACGGCTCGGCCCTCCCCGCCCTGGAGGAGATCCCGACCCCCGACACCCCGACCATCGAGACCCTGGCCGCCTCCCTCGGCGTCCCGGCCTCCGCCACGCTGAAGAACCTGCTGGTGAAGGTGGACGGCGAGATCGTCGCCGTCGGCGTCCCCGGCGACCGCGAGGTCGACCTGGGCAAGGTCGAGGCGCACTTCGCCCCGGCCGTGGTCGAGATGGTCACCGAGGCGGACTTCGCCGGCCGTCCCGACCTGGTCCGCGGCTACGTCGGCCCGCAGGGCCTCGGTGAGAAGGTCAAGTACATCGCCGACCCGCGCGTGGCCCCCGGCACCTCCTGGATCACCGGCGCCAACAAGGAGCACACCCACGCCAGGAACGTCGTCGCCGGCCGTGACTTCGAGGTCGACGAGTACGTGGACGTGGTCGTGGTCCAGGAGGGCGACCCCTGCCCGAAGTGCGGCACCGGCCTGAAGCTGGACCGCGCCATCGAGATCGGGCACATCTTCCAGCTCGGCCGGAAGTACACCGACGCCCTCAAGCTCGACGTCCTCGGCCAGAACGGCAAGCCGGTCCGCGTCACCATGGGCTCCTACGGCATCGGCGTCTCCCGCGCGGTCGCGGCCATCGCCGAGCAGAGCGCCGACGACAAGGGCCTGGTGTGGCCCAAGGAGATCGCCCCGGCCGACGTGCATGTGGTCGCCGCCGGCAAGGCCCTGCAGACCGAGCTGGCCCTCGAGGTCTCCGAGAAGCTGCGCGCCGCCGGCCTCCGTGTCCTCGTCGACGACCGGGCCGGTGTCTCCCCGGGCGTGAAGTTCACCGACGCGGAGCTGATCGGCGTCCCGCAGATCCTGGTCGCCGGCCGCCGCTCCGGCGAGGGCGTCCTGGAGCTGAAGGACCGCAAGACCGGCGAGCGCGAGGAACTGACGGTCGAGGAAGCGATCGCCCGCCTCACGGCCTGA
- a CDS encoding GNAT family N-acetyltransferase: MDLVIGSLDLAARVDEALAVQAVAFGLGPDEVAVRRQIVQRHMQFPGARALGASVGGHLVGFVYGMPNSRTHWWSTVVEPYLRAAGNDFWLDDSFVITELHVHPDHQNRGIGRRLITTITDSATEPRSILSAIDTDSPARGLYFSLGYVDLARQVHFPSAPRPYAVMGAPLPLRRR, encoded by the coding sequence ATGGACCTCGTGATCGGCTCCCTGGACCTCGCTGCCCGCGTCGACGAGGCCCTGGCCGTCCAGGCCGTAGCCTTCGGGCTGGGCCCCGACGAGGTCGCCGTACGCCGGCAGATCGTCCAGCGCCACATGCAGTTCCCGGGCGCGCGGGCCCTCGGCGCGAGCGTCGGCGGGCACCTCGTCGGCTTCGTCTATGGCATGCCGAACTCCCGCACCCACTGGTGGTCCACCGTCGTGGAGCCGTACCTGCGCGCGGCCGGCAACGACTTCTGGCTGGACGACTCCTTCGTGATCACGGAGCTGCACGTCCACCCCGACCACCAGAACCGGGGCATCGGCCGCCGCCTGATCACCACCATCACGGACTCCGCCACCGAACCCCGCTCGATCCTCTCCGCGATCGACACCGACAGCCCCGCCCGGGGCCTGTACTTCTCCCTCGGGTACGTCGACCTCGCCCGCCAGGTCCACTTCCCGAGCGCGCCGCGGCCGTACGCCGTGATGGGCGCCCCGCTTCCCCTCCGCAGGCGCTAA
- a CDS encoding GNAT family N-acetyltransferase gives MLTQTTSRVLEPSDLDAALAVLDREPVANAFVTSRVQVAGLDPWRLGGEMWGWYEDGMLTSLCYAGANLVPVCATPRAVRAFADRARRAGRRCSSIVGPAGSTAALWRLLEPHWGPAREVRPHQPLMVTDRMPADIAPDPYVRRVRKDEMETIMPACVSMFTEEVGVSPLAGDGGLLYQARVAELVGSGRSFARLDEHGRVVFKAEIGAATSQACQIQGVWVAPEYRGRGLAAPGMAAVLRYALADVAPVVSLYVNDFNTAARRTYRRVGFQEVGAFMSVLF, from the coding sequence GTGTTGACCCAGACCACCTCACGGGTGCTCGAACCGAGCGACCTTGACGCCGCGCTCGCCGTCCTCGACCGCGAGCCGGTCGCGAACGCCTTCGTGACCTCCCGGGTCCAGGTCGCCGGCCTCGACCCCTGGCGGCTCGGCGGCGAGATGTGGGGCTGGTACGAGGACGGCATGCTCACGTCCCTGTGCTACGCGGGCGCCAACCTGGTCCCGGTCTGCGCCACCCCGCGCGCCGTCCGCGCCTTCGCGGACCGGGCGAGAAGGGCCGGCCGGCGCTGCTCCTCCATCGTCGGCCCCGCCGGATCCACCGCCGCGCTGTGGCGCCTGCTGGAACCCCACTGGGGCCCCGCCCGCGAGGTCCGCCCCCACCAGCCCCTGATGGTCACCGACCGGATGCCCGCCGACATCGCCCCGGACCCGTACGTCCGCCGCGTCCGCAAGGACGAGATGGAGACGATCATGCCGGCCTGCGTGTCGATGTTCACCGAGGAGGTGGGTGTATCGCCGCTGGCGGGTGACGGCGGGCTGCTGTACCAGGCCCGGGTCGCCGAACTCGTCGGCTCCGGCCGCTCCTTCGCCCGCCTCGACGAGCACGGCAGGGTCGTCTTCAAGGCGGAGATCGGCGCGGCGACCAGCCAGGCCTGCCAGATCCAGGGCGTCTGGGTGGCCCCCGAGTACCGGGGGAGGGGCCTGGCGGCCCCCGGCATGGCGGCGGTCCTGCGCTACGCCCTCGCCGACGTGGCCCCGGTCGTCAGCCTGTACGTCAACGACTTCAACACGGCGGCGCGGCGGACCTACCGCAGGGTGGGCTTCCAGGAGGTGGGCGCTTTCATGAGCGTCCTGTTCTGA
- a CDS encoding barstar family protein gives MNERFWWTREEAEVRVTSTDSLIPASRALPPTGLIYSARMQGQEMRDADGVFTQFYEALRLPSYFGWNWNALRDCLQDLHWLAATHFLLVIDDAEAVLSEEPEEREILWRALNDSVTFWAGKPELPGQEKSSFDVVLLCPSDIHETLRAELLRP, from the coding sequence ATGAATGAAAGATTCTGGTGGACGCGGGAGGAAGCCGAAGTTCGCGTCACGTCGACCGACTCCTTGATTCCTGCGAGCCGGGCCCTTCCGCCCACCGGCCTGATCTACTCCGCCCGAATGCAGGGCCAGGAGATGCGCGATGCCGACGGAGTGTTCACCCAGTTCTACGAAGCGCTGCGGCTCCCGAGCTATTTCGGCTGGAACTGGAACGCGTTGCGGGACTGCTTGCAAGATCTTCACTGGCTTGCTGCCACGCACTTCCTCCTGGTCATCGACGACGCCGAAGCGGTACTCTCCGAAGAACCTGAAGAACGCGAAATCCTATGGCGTGCACTGAATGACTCCGTGACGTTCTGGGCGGGAAAACCGGAACTCCCGGGACAGGAAAAATCCAGCTTCGACGTCGTACTGCTGTGCCCGTCCGACATTCACGAAACGCTGCGCGCCGAACTTCTGCGCCCGTAG